A stretch of the Dioscorea cayenensis subsp. rotundata cultivar TDr96_F1 chromosome 4, TDr96_F1_v2_PseudoChromosome.rev07_lg8_w22 25.fasta, whole genome shotgun sequence genome encodes the following:
- the LOC120258529 gene encoding zinc finger CCCH domain-containing protein 32-like isoform X1, producing the protein MESDGGAGRPLAAEEEEVLKRNTDCVYFLASPLTCKKGMECEFRHSDVARLNPRGCRYWLSGNCLNLKCPFRHPPLLDGPPSPVPQVAAPVQALALQTSAYNSNKQSVPCYYFQKGHCLKADRCPFMHWAQPTGNPPSQLSTKASTTSTDSSQKIKDSWAVKECTSQSNTSKINVDRPVELSSSSANLVLKPEATANGQAMARNFPHHPSADIIPRPQVTKFPNRQPENVHPRSRVSKFTIHPSDNVHPTAQPTKVLVGSSVDRSRPRNFHSHPATEQLKKSGESTQFLEKSSPAFNFLGENNAEDSGHFDNNDDHVRKLVQGRRKLDHVDGFSYQHRDHKPAMEFDGDQLKRMREYTQHERQSDTCGRDQQNSSERIVDQTYTNDRRVLQRKDGAEEMDSSDLRHRLLKQRKLNSSRTAVCADYRGEPHQRNDHYAEEGYRQHNLQGDLPDYHLQSSISNRLRGRITNPMRSSPDRSIDVRPERERERRQLQSRLSPVRPLSHQGRHHDGTKRKLDEISALDGRSFGDKSVRIEAADPLDFAGPKSLAELKGAKVSEGAQGRQPLKRTNASASREHKDRNLEKLAGHQEPEASLSFEGPKPLSTILKRKRETASENGASSSSRDEHNQSDQEVLNGNSVTMVIPNMQSDPVHNSGEHGGKMVDSDYEEEEEDEVGQICADSGELIDGQYSAKEMPESLGVMGENIEEQSQENSDHGESIKAAGFKTEDDEDDTYQDADDVEDMDDEDDFARKVGLMFS; encoded by the exons ATGGAGTCGGACGGCGGCGCTGGAAGGCCGTTGgcggcggaggaggaggaggtgttGAAGCGGAACACCGATTGCGTGTACTTCCTCGCATCCCCGCTCACCTGCAAAAAG GGGATGGAATGTGAATTTCGGCACAGTGATGTTGCCAGGCTTAACCCTAGGGGTTGCAGGTATTGGTTGAGCGGAAACTGCTTAAATCTGAAATGTCCCTTTCGACATCCG CCCCTGCTAGATGGGCCTCCTTCCCCAGTGCCGCAAGTTGCAGCTCCTGTCCAAGCGCTAGCATTGCAAACTTCTGCTTATAATTCAAATAAGCAGAGTGTTCcttgttattattttcaaaaggGGCACTGCCTAAAAGCGGATAGGTGCCCTTTTATGCATTGGGCACAACCAACTGGCAATCCACCTTCACAACTGTCAACAAAAGCTTCTACAACTTCTACTGATTCTTCACAAAAAATCAAGGATTCGTGGGCTGTCAAGGAGTGTACATCTCAGAGTAACACCTCCAAAATAAATGTTGATAGACCAGTTGAATTGTCATCTTCATCAGCAAATCTGGTGTTAAAGCCAGAAGCTACTGCTAATGGTCAAGCCATGGCCAGAAACTTTCCGCACCACCCATCAGCAGATATTATTCCTAGACCACAGGTGACCAAGTTTCCCAATCGTCAACCAGAGAATGTGCATCCTAGATCGCGAGTTAGTAAATTTACCATTCATCCATCAGATAATGTGCATCCTACAGCCCAGCCAACCAAGGTTCTTGTAGGAAGCAGTGTTGATAGAAGCAGGCCCAGAAATTTTCATTCTCACCCTGCAACTGAGCAGCTAAAGAAGAGTGGAGAAAGTACTCAGTTCTTGGAGAAGTCTTCTCCTGCTTTTAATTTCcttggagaaaataatgctgaagATTCTGGTCATTTTGACAATAATGATGATCATGTGAGGAAATTGGTTCAAGGCAGAAGGAAACTGGATCATGTAGATGGTTTCAGTTACCAGCATCGAGATCATAAGCCTGCAATGGAATTTGATGGAGATCAGCTGAAGAGGATGCGGGAGTATACTCAACATGAACGGCAATCTGATACCTGTGGTCGGGACCAACAAAATTCTTCTGAGAGGATTGTGGATCAAACATATACTAATGATAGAAGAGTGTTGCAGAGGAAGGATGGAGCTGAAGAGATGGATAGTTCTGATTTGAGGCACCGGTTACTAAAGCAAAGAAAACTTAACAGTTCAAGAACAGCTGTTTGTGCCGACTATCGTGGTGAACCCCATCAGAGAAATGATCATTATGCTGAGGAAGGATATCGCCAACATAACTTACAAGGGGATCTTCCAGATTATCATCTTCAAAGCTCTATTAGCAATCGTTTGCGAGGGAGAATAACAAATCCAATGAGATCATCACCAGACAGATCTATTGATGTGAGGCCTGAGagggaaagagaaagaagacaactCCAAAGCAGATTGTCTCCGGTCAGGCCATTAAGTCATCAAGGGAGGCACCATGACGGAACAAAACGAAAGCTAGATGAGATCTCGGCTTTAGATGGCAGGAGCTTTGGTGACAAATCAGTGAGGATAGAAGCTGCAGATCCATTAGACTTTGCTGGTCCTAAAAGTCTGGCTGAACTGAAAGGTGCAAAGGTTTCTGAAGGTGCCCAAGGACGGCAACCACTCAAGAGGACCAATGCTTCTGCCTCTCGTGAGCATAAAGACAGGAATTTAGAGAAGCTTGCCGGCCATCAAGAACCAGAAGCTTCTCTCTCATTCGAAGGTCCAAAGCCTCTGAGTACCATTCTAAAGAGGAAAAGAGAAACTGCATCTGAAAATGGGGCAAGCTCCAGCAGCAGAGATGAACACAATCAGAGTGATCAAGAAGTTTTGAATGGTAATTCTGTGACAATGGTGATACCTAATATGCAATCTGATCCTGTGCACAATTCTGGAGAACATGGTGGTAAAATGGTGGACAGTGATTacgaagaagaggaagaagatgaggtAGGTCAGATTTGCGCAGACAGTGGGGAGTTAATTGATGGCCAATATTCAGCTAAAGAAATGCCTGAAAGTCTTGGTGTGATGGGGGAAAACATTGAAGAACAATCACAGGAGAACTCCGATCACGGGGAGTCAATCAAGGCTGCGGGCTTCAAAACTGAAGATGACGAGGATGACACTTATCAGGATGCAGATGATGTGGAGGACATGGATGATGAAGATGACTTTGCGCGGAAAGTTGGTCTAATGTTCTCTTAA
- the LOC120258529 gene encoding zinc finger CCCH domain-containing protein 32-like isoform X2, with product MLCGVFEVDVKKSRSCYSLSDQCSCLYLGMECEFRHSDVARLNPRGCRYWLSGNCLNLKCPFRHPPLLDGPPSPVPQVAAPVQALALQTSAYNSNKQSVPCYYFQKGHCLKADRCPFMHWAQPTGNPPSQLSTKASTTSTDSSQKIKDSWAVKECTSQSNTSKINVDRPVELSSSSANLVLKPEATANGQAMARNFPHHPSADIIPRPQVTKFPNRQPENVHPRSRVSKFTIHPSDNVHPTAQPTKVLVGSSVDRSRPRNFHSHPATEQLKKSGESTQFLEKSSPAFNFLGENNAEDSGHFDNNDDHVRKLVQGRRKLDHVDGFSYQHRDHKPAMEFDGDQLKRMREYTQHERQSDTCGRDQQNSSERIVDQTYTNDRRVLQRKDGAEEMDSSDLRHRLLKQRKLNSSRTAVCADYRGEPHQRNDHYAEEGYRQHNLQGDLPDYHLQSSISNRLRGRITNPMRSSPDRSIDVRPERERERRQLQSRLSPVRPLSHQGRHHDGTKRKLDEISALDGRSFGDKSVRIEAADPLDFAGPKSLAELKGAKVSEGAQGRQPLKRTNASASREHKDRNLEKLAGHQEPEASLSFEGPKPLSTILKRKRETASENGASSSSRDEHNQSDQEVLNGNSVTMVIPNMQSDPVHNSGEHGGKMVDSDYEEEEEDEVGQICADSGELIDGQYSAKEMPESLGVMGENIEEQSQENSDHGESIKAAGFKTEDDEDDTYQDADDVEDMDDEDDFARKVGLMFS from the exons ATGTTGTGTGGAGTTTTTGAGGTAGATGTCAAAAAATCAAGAAGCTGTTATTCTCTTAGTGATCAATGTTCTTGCCTTTATCTG GGGATGGAATGTGAATTTCGGCACAGTGATGTTGCCAGGCTTAACCCTAGGGGTTGCAGGTATTGGTTGAGCGGAAACTGCTTAAATCTGAAATGTCCCTTTCGACATCCG CCCCTGCTAGATGGGCCTCCTTCCCCAGTGCCGCAAGTTGCAGCTCCTGTCCAAGCGCTAGCATTGCAAACTTCTGCTTATAATTCAAATAAGCAGAGTGTTCcttgttattattttcaaaaggGGCACTGCCTAAAAGCGGATAGGTGCCCTTTTATGCATTGGGCACAACCAACTGGCAATCCACCTTCACAACTGTCAACAAAAGCTTCTACAACTTCTACTGATTCTTCACAAAAAATCAAGGATTCGTGGGCTGTCAAGGAGTGTACATCTCAGAGTAACACCTCCAAAATAAATGTTGATAGACCAGTTGAATTGTCATCTTCATCAGCAAATCTGGTGTTAAAGCCAGAAGCTACTGCTAATGGTCAAGCCATGGCCAGAAACTTTCCGCACCACCCATCAGCAGATATTATTCCTAGACCACAGGTGACCAAGTTTCCCAATCGTCAACCAGAGAATGTGCATCCTAGATCGCGAGTTAGTAAATTTACCATTCATCCATCAGATAATGTGCATCCTACAGCCCAGCCAACCAAGGTTCTTGTAGGAAGCAGTGTTGATAGAAGCAGGCCCAGAAATTTTCATTCTCACCCTGCAACTGAGCAGCTAAAGAAGAGTGGAGAAAGTACTCAGTTCTTGGAGAAGTCTTCTCCTGCTTTTAATTTCcttggagaaaataatgctgaagATTCTGGTCATTTTGACAATAATGATGATCATGTGAGGAAATTGGTTCAAGGCAGAAGGAAACTGGATCATGTAGATGGTTTCAGTTACCAGCATCGAGATCATAAGCCTGCAATGGAATTTGATGGAGATCAGCTGAAGAGGATGCGGGAGTATACTCAACATGAACGGCAATCTGATACCTGTGGTCGGGACCAACAAAATTCTTCTGAGAGGATTGTGGATCAAACATATACTAATGATAGAAGAGTGTTGCAGAGGAAGGATGGAGCTGAAGAGATGGATAGTTCTGATTTGAGGCACCGGTTACTAAAGCAAAGAAAACTTAACAGTTCAAGAACAGCTGTTTGTGCCGACTATCGTGGTGAACCCCATCAGAGAAATGATCATTATGCTGAGGAAGGATATCGCCAACATAACTTACAAGGGGATCTTCCAGATTATCATCTTCAAAGCTCTATTAGCAATCGTTTGCGAGGGAGAATAACAAATCCAATGAGATCATCACCAGACAGATCTATTGATGTGAGGCCTGAGagggaaagagaaagaagacaactCCAAAGCAGATTGTCTCCGGTCAGGCCATTAAGTCATCAAGGGAGGCACCATGACGGAACAAAACGAAAGCTAGATGAGATCTCGGCTTTAGATGGCAGGAGCTTTGGTGACAAATCAGTGAGGATAGAAGCTGCAGATCCATTAGACTTTGCTGGTCCTAAAAGTCTGGCTGAACTGAAAGGTGCAAAGGTTTCTGAAGGTGCCCAAGGACGGCAACCACTCAAGAGGACCAATGCTTCTGCCTCTCGTGAGCATAAAGACAGGAATTTAGAGAAGCTTGCCGGCCATCAAGAACCAGAAGCTTCTCTCTCATTCGAAGGTCCAAAGCCTCTGAGTACCATTCTAAAGAGGAAAAGAGAAACTGCATCTGAAAATGGGGCAAGCTCCAGCAGCAGAGATGAACACAATCAGAGTGATCAAGAAGTTTTGAATGGTAATTCTGTGACAATGGTGATACCTAATATGCAATCTGATCCTGTGCACAATTCTGGAGAACATGGTGGTAAAATGGTGGACAGTGATTacgaagaagaggaagaagatgaggtAGGTCAGATTTGCGCAGACAGTGGGGAGTTAATTGATGGCCAATATTCAGCTAAAGAAATGCCTGAAAGTCTTGGTGTGATGGGGGAAAACATTGAAGAACAATCACAGGAGAACTCCGATCACGGGGAGTCAATCAAGGCTGCGGGCTTCAAAACTGAAGATGACGAGGATGACACTTATCAGGATGCAGATGATGTGGAGGACATGGATGATGAAGATGACTTTGCGCGGAAAGTTGGTCTAATGTTCTCTTAA
- the LOC120258269 gene encoding protein SLOW GREEN 1, chloroplastic — MSSLSAACATSAPIHGDRSLFASCHPSLNPKPRFVFSKPSRILCVKCYPPLWPRLPLSSVPSKPSSQPSSPSPPEEQSDPNSWLGNSEFLLKSNAGAIGSLRALLYQKLDDGEDTEALTILNHLISAQPDETEWKFLAARLLNEMGEPAESRKLFEEILAVDPLSFEALFENAVLMDRCGEGEAVIERLERALDLARSEQKEKAARDVRLIMAQIQFLQKNVDAALASYEELTKEDPKDYRPYFCQGVIYSMLNRNKEAREKFAKYHELSPKKFEVNGYLQTPLSRVKLFGTEQSEL; from the exons ATGAGCTCCCTCTCCGCCGCCTGCGCCACCTCCGCCCCCATCCATGGAGATCGGAGCCTCTTCGCTTCCTGTCATCCTTCCCTTAACCCTAAACCCCGCTTCGTCTTCTCCAAACCCTCTAGAATCCTGTGCGTTAAG TGCTATCCTCCTCTCTGGCCACGGTTGCCGCTCTCATCGGTACCGTCAAAACCCTCCTCCCAGCCGAGCAGCCCGTCACCACCGGAGGAACAATCTGATCCCAATTCATGGCTCGGTAACTCTGAGTTCCTTTTGAAGTCGAACGCAGGCGCCATCGGGTCCCTGCGCGCGCTTCTATACCAGAAGCTTGACGACGGCGAGGACACCGAGGCGTTGACCATCCTCAATCACCTCATCTCCGCCCAGCCTGACGAGACCGAGTGGAAGTTCCTTGCCGCGCGGCTTCTCAACGAGATGGGAGAGCCCGCGGAGTCCCGCAAGCTCTTCGAGGAGATCCTCGCCGTGGACCCTCTCTCATTCGAGGCTCTTTTCGAGAACGCCGTGCTCATGGACCGATGTGGCGAGGGGGAGGCAGTGATCGAGCGGCTGGAGCGCGCTCTAGACCTTGCAAGATCGGAGCAGAAAGAGAAGGCGGCGCGCGACGTGAGGTTGATCATGGCGCAAATCCAGTTCTTGCAGAAGAACGTGGACGCAGCTCTGGCGAGCTACGAGGAGCTCACCAAGGAGGATCCAAAGGACTACCGGCCATACTTCTGCCAAGGAGTGATATACAGCATGTTAAATCGCAATAAGGAGGCCAGGGAGAAGTTTGCTAAGTACCATGAATTATCTCCGAAGAAGTTTGAGGTCAATGGATACCTACAAACACCATTGTCAAGGGTGAAGTTGTTTGGGACTGAGCAATCGGAACTTTGA
- the LOC120258128 gene encoding uncharacterized protein LOC120258128, translated as MSFSNESSNPNDIKQDGNSSNCVLSLTSALNESMGSNDIQQDRHSSSCVPCLNALLGSNHIQHDGKCSSCVPSFTSSFDEPLGSNDVQQDGNSSSYVPSLTPAWNEPQGADGVHRIDRRDSCKKYNCFWSRLELFLSDIRKYGSIAERHAHIAGELMLEDVLCVLKDAEGLMKLAGLSDAYAEVHGTMVHSLQLLHEALVHPGAKEVDEMHNSKEVEDLCTKLQDMKLMLQPLMDELSLLDSGNETEMSQSEQSIIRAEHVDYASQQFTEEGAVDLANQRSNIKQNKKSRKKGRCVSSAAEGTECQTSSFRQASVASSSKKRKGKQSKKSNKKGKSKKNRH; from the exons ATGAGTTTTTCAAATGAATCCTCAAATCCTAATGACATAAAACAAGATGGGAATTCTAGCAACTGTGTACTTAGTTTGACATCGGCATTGAATGAATCTATGGGTTCTAATGACATACAACAAGATAGGCATTCTAGCAGCTGTGTACCTTGTTTGAATGCACTTCTTGGTTCTAATCACATCCAACATGATGGCAAATGTAGCAGTTGTGTACCTAGTTTCACATCATCATTTGATGAACCTCTTGGTTCTAATGACGTCCAACAAGACGGGAATTCTAGCAGCTATGTACCTAGTTTGACACCAGCATGGAATGAACCTCAAGGAGCAGATGGAGTACATAGAATTGACAGGAGAGATTCTTGTAAAAAATACAATTGCTTTTGGAGCAGGCTAGAACTATTTCTGTCAGATATACGAAAATATGGCAGCATAGCTGAAAGGCATGCCCATATTGCTGGTGAACTTATG CTTGAGGACGTTTTGTGTGTACTCAAAGATGCTGAAGGATTGATGAAGCTAGCAGGCCTATCAGACGCTTATGCTGAGGTTCATGGGACTATGGTGCATAGTCTACAACTGCTACATGAGGCTCTGGTTCATCCCGG TGCAAAGGAAGTTGATGAGATGCATAATTCCAAGGAAGTTGAAGACCTCTGCACTAAGTTGCAGGACATGAAGCTGATGCTACAGCCGCTAATGGATGAACTCTCCCTATTAGATAGCGGGAATGAAACTGAGATGTCACAATCAGAGCAAAGTATTATAAGGGCTGAGCATGTTGATTACGCAAGTCAACAATTTACTGAAGAAGGTGCAGTTGATCTTGCAAACCAAAGAAGTAATATAAAGCAGAACAAGAAGTCTAGGAAAAAGGGCAGATGTGTGTCATCAGCAGCCGAAGGAACTGAATGTCAAACCAGCAGTTTTCGCCAGGCATCTGTTGCTTCTAGCAGTAAAAAACGCAAAGGAAAGCAATCCAAGAAGTCCAATAAAAAAgggaaaagcaagaaaaatcgGCACTGA